ACCGGGGTCGGGATGAGTCCCGAGCGTGACCGTAAGCCGTCATGATGATGCGGGGAGCACGAACTGGGACGTCGAGGTGCGGGGCGGTCGGTCCGCCAGGGGCGCGCCGAACTCCGATCCGCGCACGTGAACGACAAGGAGAACCGAGCGTGACGTCAGACATCTCGATCCGTCGCGAGGATGGCGTCGTCGTCGTGGCCCCGGTGGGGGAGATGGACGCGGTCACCTCGCCCGCGCTCGCGGACGCCCTGGACGAGGTCCTGGCGGCGCCCCTGCCCCAAGGGGTGGTGGTCGACCTCGCCAAGGTGGGCTTCTGTGACTCCCGCTGCATCGGTGTGCTGGTCTCCGCCTTCCGGCAGGCCCGCGACCTCGGGTTGGGCCTCATCGTCGCCGAGCCCCAGCAGCAGGTGAACCGCCTGTTCGTGATCGCCGGGATCGACCAGGTCATCCCGATCGACGCCAGCACCGATCACGCCGTGGGAGCGCTCAAGGGCTGAGCCTGCCCTACGGGCTCCGCCGGTTCTCTTCGCCCCGCCGCTGTCGCTGCCCGTCCGGTCTCGGTTGTTCGGCGCGCACCCGCTCCTCCAGCTGTGCCCGCTCCTCCAGTCGTGCCTGCTGGTCAAACCGAGCCTGCTGGTCAAAGAAGTGCAGCCGCACCAGCGAACCCTGGTCGCTGCCGCTGATCTCCAGGAAGTCACAGCTCTGCCGGGCGATCCACAGCCCGTACCCGCGCGGGCGGAGCGTGTCGGCCGGACGGTAGCCGACGAGCGGGTCGGTGAGGCCGCCCTGCTCGTCGAAGACGTCGCACACCCACCGGTCCTCGCCCCGCCACACGTGCACGCTGCCCTTGCCCGCTCCGTGTTCGAGCACGTTGGCGGCGAGCTCGTTCACCGCCACGACCACGCTGTCCACCCGGTCCCGGGGCAGCCCGACGGCCTCGCCCAGGGACGTGAGGTCCCCGCGCAGGCGGGGCAGCGACTGGCAGATCTCCAGGCGGTGCACCGGCCCGCGCACGGGGATCGGCTCCGGAGCCAGGGGGCGGCGCCCGAAGGCCTGGGTGCCCAGGTAGGCCGGGTTCGGTCGGGGCCCCTCCTCGTCCACCAGCGCCGGGTGGGTGGCACGGACCGCGGCGCGCACACCCGGACCCAGGGTGCGCTGGTCGTGCACGCACAGCAGCCGCATGCTCATCGGGGCCAGCGCGGTGCTCAGCACCGACTCCAACCGGTGCCACTCGCGCAGTTCCATCGTGGAGCCGTCGCTGAGTTCGGCGAGCGGGGGCTCGGCGACCACGCAGACCGGCCCGGGGCCGTGGGCCAGGGCCAGCCGGTGCAGAGCGGCCAGAGTGCGCCCGGGGGCGTCGTAGAGGCTCTCCCTGGCGATGACGTCCACCCGGTCGCGCTCGTGCGGGGTGAGCCCGTCCAGGAGCGCGGCCGGGTCGGTGACCGAGAGCACCGCGTGAGCGTCCTCGCGTACGGCGGATCTCAGCCGCTCCCGGGCCACCTCGTGGAACCGTCTCCCACGGCGAAAGAGCAGTCCCTGGTGTTCGAACGTCATCAGTGTGTGGGGCCGTTCAGTGAGCCGAACCGGACAGGAGGAGCTCCGCCTCATCCTCTTCGACATCCTCGCGCACGGCCTGCTGCGGCCGGGAGCGCTCGTAGGCGATCTCGGTTTCGACGGCGATGCGCTGCCAGGTGAACCGGGAGCGGGCCCGGTCCACCGCGGCGATGCCGTAGGCGGTGCTCATGGTGGGCGTGTTCAGTACGGCCCGCACGGAGCGGGCGACCTCGTCGGGGCGGCCGAAGCGCATGAGCACGCCGCTGGTGCGGTGCAGGACCGCGCCGGGGACCGCCCCGGTGGCGGTGGCCACCACGGGCAGGCCGCAGGCCATGGCCTCCAGGACGGCGCCGCCGTAGGGGTCGTAGGAGGCGGCCGAGACGTACACGTCGGCCGAGCGCAGCAGGCGAGGGAGCTCCTTGCGCTCCACCGGGCCGGTCAGGTGCACGCGGTCGTCGACCCCGGCCTCCTTGGCGAGCAGCTCGATCTTGCGGGCGTTCTCGTCCAGGGCAACTTCCTGGTCGTCCGCGGTGGAGACGAGCAGGAGTTCGGCCTCGGGCAGGCGGGTCATCGCCTCCACCAGACGCTCGGCGCCGCCGGCCCCGGTCAGGGAGGTGACCGAGATCAGCCGGGGCCGCTCCTCGCGGCGGGAGTGCCACGGCTCGGCCGAGGCGCTGCCCTCGACGCTGAAGTGGTCGGGGTCCACTCCGAACGGGACGACGCTCACGTGGTGGCGGGGCACGCCCAGGCGCGCCAGCTCGCCCTGCTGGTCGGTGGAGTTGACCAGGACGTGGTCGGCGCGGGAGGCGAGGATCGTCTCCATGCGGGCGCGGTCGGGCCGGTGGGCGAGGCCGGAGCGCTGTTCGCTGGCGTTGAGGGAGTGGAAGGTCTGGACGATCGGCGTCCCGCTCTGGTCCTTCTCGCTGTGCGCCTGGGCGTGCAGCGCGGCCAGGCCGCTGGTCCAGCCGATGGCGTGCAGGACGTCCGGGCCGTCCTCGTCGAGGACGGCGGCGAGCGCGGTGCCGAAGGCTCCGGTGTGCTCGGCCTGCTCGCTGTCGTCGAGCGGTCGGGCGGGCCCGGCGTCCAGGTAGGCCACGGAGACGCCGCGGGCCATGCGCGTGCGGCCGTCGGGCTGCTCGGGGTCGCTGCGGCGCGCGTAGACGGTCACCTTGTGGCCGCGCTTGGCGAGCTGACGGGACAGCGCGCACACGTGCAGGCTCGTGGGGCAGGCCGGTTCACCCCGGTGGGCGGGAAGGGGATTGGCGTGTTCGGCGACCATGGCGATCTTCACTGGGCTGAACTCCTTGGACACCGCCTTGGTGTCCGTCGTGGATGGGCCCGGGGGGACTCCGTAGCGGGGAGTCGGAATCCTCCCGGGAGCGACTGTGCGTTGTGGTCCGTCTCCGGCGCCCGGGAGGGACGCCGGACCGCCCGGTCCGCCCGGACAGGGCGGCGGGTCCGGGACCTGGAGGACGGGTCAGGAAGCGAGTCAGGGGGATTCAGGGGGAGGAGACCTGGGGAACGGGTCCGCGAACCGGTGGAGGGGGGTGCAGGGCAGCACTGGGCGCCGCACGCACGCGGGGTGTACGGACGGTGGATACCGGAGAGGGAGGGAGCTGGGAACGACGCACGACAAGACCACACCAAACGACCGTCGAAGGAAGGGTTCGAGCCACCGGGCGCACCTGGAAACGGGTCACTGAGGACCCAGGCGCCGCGCGGGGCGGTCGTGTGTGTCTGCGTCTTAGACACCCAACGCCCTCATTCTGCCAGACCGTGAGCGAGGCGACAACGTGGGTCCGATCGCCTCCGGTGCCCCACGGCACGTCCGAAACCCCTCCGGCGTAACGGGTACCGGGTCCCGCACAGGCCCTCTGGGCTGCGGGTTGACCGAACCTGTCGGTTGGCCCTGTCGGCCGGGTCCCAGCAGCGCTACTGTCAGACCGGAACCGGACGAGGGCACAACACACGTCCCAGGCTGAACCGTCGCAACACTTTTGGCGGCGAAAACCGGTGCGGGAACTGCATATCCGGGTGTTTTCCGCCATGATGTACGCGGATTTTGACCGACTCCGGCGGTGGCTCGGTACGGTTACAGAATCCAGACGTTGTACGGGACTCGACCAAGGCCCGGCGCCAGACGCCGGCCAACCGGCCATCCGGCCGATGAAACGGGAGGAAGGGCGTATGGGTGTCGCTGGTGGGGAAGTCATTGTCACGGCCCTCACGCACCGGGGCGCTATCCGCCCCGCCAACGAGGACTCCGTGGTCATGGGTGCTCTCACCGTCGCCAGCGCGAACATGACCTCCCCGGTCCGCTGCGTGCTGCCGGTGAGTGAACCGGTCATCCTCGCGGTCGCGGACGGAATCGGCGGCCAGGCCGCGGGAGAGATCGCCTCCGAGCACGCGGTGCACCGGATGGCCGAGATGGGGCCGCGCCTCAACGGCCCGGAGGAGATCGCCCAGCTCCTCACCAACATCGACGAGGAGATCAAGGACCACGCGCTCCAACACACCGAGTTCTCCGGCATGGGGACCACGGTCGCGGGGGTCCTGCTCAACAGTGACGGCAACTTCTGGTTCAACGTGGGTGACTCCCGCACATACCGCCTGGAGGGCCGCTACCTGCGCCAGCTCTCCGAGGACGACTCCCCGGCGCTGCCTCCCTCCGAGGACGGCCGCCCCGTCACCACCAACTTCATCACCCAGTCCCTGGGCGGCAGCTCTGGCGGGTCGATGCACCCCCACGTGGGACGGGACGAGGCCGCCGACCCCAGCGCCTGGCTCATGTGCAGCGACGGCCTGTCGGACCTGGTGCTGCCCGAGGAGATGGAGCGGATGATCGCCGAGGCGGGCAGCGACGAGGCGGCCGTGCACGCCCTGTGGCAGGCCGCCATGGAGGCGGGCGGCAAGGACAACATCAGCATCCTGCTGGCCCGCCGAAGGTAGAGGGCGCGAAGCACACACGGACACGGGAGGGGCCCGCACGCGTCGGCGTGCGGGCCCCTCAGCCCTTGTGCGCCCCTCAGCCTTCGCTGGGGGACGTTCTGGCTACTTCTGGGACGAGTCTGGGCCCGAACCCTTGTCCGAGCCCGCTCCGGGACGGTTGCGCAGGCGCACCGCGACGAGCACGATCGCGCCGAGGCCGGCGACCGCCGCGACGATACCGGCCAGCACCATCATCGGGGAGGTGCCGGATTCCTCGGCGGCTGTGTTCTCCGCGGTCGCGGCGGAGTCGTCGATGGTCTCCGCGTCCTCGGCGGGGACCTCCTCCTCGGCCCCGGCCGGGTCCTCCTCGGGCTCCTCCGGAGCTGCTGCCGCGACGGCCTCCTCGCTGACCGAGAAGGTCAGGGTGTCCTGGATCGGGTGGCCGTCGGAGGACACCACGCGGTAGGCGATGCTGTACTCGCCCGGCTCGCCGAGCGGGGACAGGCCCACGGACACGTCGGTGCCGTCGAACTCCAGCTCGCCCTCCTGGTTCTCGGCGCCGTCGGGGCCGGTCACCACGATGGCGCTGCCGCTGCCGCCCGCCAGCGGGGAGTTGTTGAAGGTCAGCACGACCTCCTCGGGAACGGTGTCGAGGGCGGCGCCGTCCTCCGGGTTGGAGTCGATGAGCACGTCATGGGCGAAGGCGGGTGCGGGGGCCAGCAGCAGCGCCGCGGCGAAGGGGGCGAACAGGGCTGCGGTACGGATGGATCTCATGGTCTTCTCTCAGGCCGTTGCGGGTGCGGTTCGCGCCCGGAGGGCACGGGTCGGGGCCCGTGCTGCTCCGGGTGTTTCGTGAGGGACCGCCTCAGGCAGCCCCGGACCGGACGGTCCGGGGCGAGGTCAGGAACAGAGGCGGAACGCGGACGAACCGGGAGGCCCGCGGGGGCCGTGCGCCGACGGCACGGGGGGAGGGGGCGCGCCGAGCCGGGGCGCGCCGAGAGTCCGACCGGGCGTACCGAACGCGAGGTCGGGTACCCGGAGCAGGCGCGGAAGGGCACGGGAGAGGGCGGTGGCCAGGGACCAGAGCGCGGACTCTCCGTGGGCCAGCAGCGCGGCGGCGAGCAGGGCCGCCCACAGGTGTGCGAACAGCATCCCCGGGGCGAAGCCGAGGGCGTGGGAGAGCAGCCCGTGCCCGCTGTGGTCGGTTCCGTGGTCGAGTGCGACGAGGCCGGGCCCGGCAGCCTGGAGGATCAGGTGCAGGGCGACCTGTGCGAGGGCCATCACGGCGAAGATGTCGCCGAAGCCCCGCATGATCCTGGTGAACCGCCACAGGAGGCCGAAGAGGAACGCCGTGGCCAGGAGGAAGCCCCCGGCCCCGGCGGGCGTCTCGGCCCAACTGTTGTGTCCGACCCAGGCAAGGCCTGTGGACGCGCCGGCGAGGAGGGCCGTGCGCGTGAGGCGGAGTGTGCCGTGAGCGGGTCGCACGGTAGTGAACCTAGGCCGTGCCCCCAGGGGCCGCAAGACCTCCGGACGTGAGAACGGGCTCGTTCGTCTCGGAGCCCCGGCGCCTGATCGTCCGGGGACACGGGTTGGGGAGGCACAGCTGAGCCGCCGGGTGCGGGGTCGGCTCGCGACCTCCCGCGCCCGGCGGCTCAGCCTTGCGCCTATCCCGCCGGTACCAGCTCGCGGCGCATGTAGCGACGCTGCTCTGGGGTGGTCCCACCCCAGACTCCATGAGCCTCACCAGCGCGAAGGGCCCACCGCAGACATTCCGGGCGAACAGTACAGCTGCGGCAGACGTCCAGGGCCTGCTCCGTGTCGGTGCGGCCGATCCCGGTGCTGCTCACCGGGAAGAAGATCTCCGGGTCGTACGAGCGGCAGTTTCCCTGCTCGACCCAGTCCTCGCTGTCGTGGTACAGGCGATTCACGGACGCCTCCGATCCCTGGTGAGTGGTCCCCGCCGTGGTTCTACGGCAGGGGCGACGAAGTTCGAGTCCGCACTGCCGTCTCGGGGATGCGCGTCCCTGACGGGCTGCGGCGAAGCGGTGCGACTAATTGTAGTACTACATGAGGTCGTACTACACAGAGTCTGATGGAAACTCGGCGATTCATCAAGGACGTTCAGCTGTGTCGAGGAGCTTCGTGCCCCTGCTGACGTCAAGGGAGCGGGGCGATTCGGGCAGGAGATGACAAGTCGGCGTGCCGCCGCGGAGGTGCGAGAAATTCCTGCGTACGGGTGGTTCCGGGAGTCGGCAGGCGTAGCGTGTGACGTGCGGGGTCGCCTGGATCGCGCGTTATGTCGCGAGCTTTCCACCGAATTGATGTGACTTAACGCACGCTTAATATTCCTCGCGGAGGCTCTATGTTTGACCCTGACGGATGTCGGCGGCCCATCGCCGGGCGCGTTCTCACCCTGGGCTACGCGAGCCCGCTCCCGGGGTCGAATCCCCTGATAGACAAGGCGTGAGCAGGGCGGACAGCCACTACGGCGCGTCACCTGAAAGCCCGGCTCAGAGTGGACTCAAGCTGCTAAATAAACGAGTCCTACCCACTCAGAATCCCCTTAAACATCTGCGCGGAATCTCGCTGAAACGTCTTTGACCTTCGTTCGCTAAGTTCGATCGACGTGCCACATCTACGAACGAACCTCCAAGCACGCGACCGAACTGAAGGCGGGGCTGTGAGCTCCCAGACCGCAGAGGCCGCGCGCCGTGAAGGCGTGCGCCTTTCGCACCCTTCCCCGGAGGACGGGCCGCACATGTGGCGGTTGGCCGGCGAGACGGGGATGGACGTCAACTCTCCGTACGCCTACACGCTCTGGTGCCGGGACTTCGCCGCGACCAGCGTCGTGGCGCGGGACACCGACGGCCGGGTGGCGGCCTACGTCACCGGTTACGTCCGTCCCGACAGCCCGGACACGTACTTCCTCTGGCAGGTGGCCGTCGACTCCGCGTACCGGGGTCAGCGGCTGGCCCGCCGGATGCTCGACTTCATCGGCGACGCGATCGCCGAGCAGGGCCTTCAGTACCTCGAAGCGACCGTCACTCCCGACAACGAGGCCTCCCGAGCCCTCTTCGCGTCCTTCGCGCGGAGCCGGCAGACCGAGGCCGTGTGGAGCCCGCTCTTCGGTGAGGAGCACTTCCCGAAGCACGGTGACGAGCCCCACGAGCCCGAGGACCTCGTCCGCATCGGGCCCTTCGGCTCGCATCCCGCCACCGACGACTGACCATCCGCACCGGATCAACTCGATCCTGTACCCACCCCTCGTCTAAGCCATGAGCCCACGAAGTTGGGGAAAGGAACCAAGGAGCAGCACCATGGAGACCTTCCAGCGCCTCGAGTCCGAAGTCCGCGGATACTGCCGGAACTGGCCGGTCGTCTTCGACAAGGCGGTCGGCAGCCACGTTTATGACGAGTCGGGAAAGCCCTACCTGGACTTCTTCGCCGGGGCCGGATCGCTCAACTACGGTCACAACAACCCCGAGCTGAAGACCTCGCTCATCGAGTACCTGACGGACGACCGCATCGTCCACAGCCTCGACGCCTACAGCGTGGCCAAACGCGAGTTCCTGAAAACCTTCGAGGACCTCATCCTCAAACCGAGGAACCTGGACTACAAGATCCAGTTCCCCGGTCCCGCGGGGAACAACGCGGTCGAGGCCGCGCTCAAACTGGCCCGCAAGTACACCGGTCGCCAGACCATCATCAACTTCACCAACGGCTTCCACGGCATGACCCTGGGCGCCCTGGCCGTCACCGGCAACTCCATGAAGCGCGGCGGCGCCGGCGTTCCGCTGGACCACGTGGCGACCATGCCGTTCGACAACTACCTCGACGGCAAGACCCCGGACTTCCTGTGGCTGCGCACGCTCCTGGACGACAGCGGCAGCGGCCTGGACGCCCCGGCCGCCGTCATCGTCGAGGGGATCCAGGGTGAGGGCGGCATCAACGTCGCCAGCGCCGAGTGGCTGCGCGGGCTCTCCGAGCTCTGCCAGGAGTACGGGATCCTGCTGATCCTGGACGACATCCAGATGGGCTGCGGCCGTACCGGCAAGTTCTTCAGCTTCGAAGAGGCCGGCATCGTCCCGGACATCGTCACCCTGTCCAAGTCCATCAGCGGTTACGGCCTGCCGATGGCGCTCACGCTGTTCAAGCGCGAGCTGGACGTGTGGGAGCCGGGCGAGCACAACGGCACCTTCCGTGGCTTCAACCCGGCCATGGTCACCGGTGCCGAGGCGCTGCGCCGCTTCTGGAGCGACGACGCCTTCGCCGAGGCCACCATCGCCAAGGGCGACATGGTCGAGGCCCGCCTCGCCGAGATGGCCGCCGAGCACGCCGACTTCGGCGCGCACGTGCGCGGCCGCGGCCTGGCCCGTGGTCTGGCCTTCGACGCCGAGGGCGACATCGCCAAGAAGGTCGCCGCCGAGTCCTTCGACCGCGGCCTGCTCCTGGAGACCTCCGGTCCCGAGGACGAGGTCGCCAAGCTGCTCCCGCCGCTCACCGCGACGGAGGAGGAGCTGACCGCCGGCCTGGACATCATGGCCGACGCCGCCCGCGCCGCCGTCAAGGCCGCCGCGCAGCCCGCCTAAGAGCGGTTCAGCCGCCGGGACAGCCGTCCCGGCGGCGGTGTCCGAACGCCCCAGCGGCGCTTTCGGGCCGACGGGTTCCACCGAATTCGGTGCCGGGGCCGGTCGCCACCCCTACCGGGGTGCCGGTCGGCCCCGTACCGTGTATCACCAGCGCATACAGCGCGCATCAGAGCGTGAAGGAGACACAAGTGATCGTTCGCAGTCTGGACGAGGTCAACGACACCGACGCTGACATCAAGACCGAGAACTGGCGCAGCCGTCGGATCGTCCTGGCCAAGGAGAAGGTCGGCTTCTCCTTCCACGAGACCGTCCTGTACGCGGGCACCGAGTCGACGTTCTGGTACGCCAACCACATCGAACTCGTGCACTGCATCGAGGGCGAGGCCGAGCTGACCAACGAGGAGACCGGGGAGAAGCACATCATCACCCCGGGCACCCTCTACCTGCTGAACGGCCACGAGAAGCACACGGTCCGCCCCAAGACGGACTTCCGCGTCCTGTGCGTCTTCAACCCGCCCGTCACCGGGCGCGAGGTCCACGACGAGAACGGCGTCTACCCGCTGGTCGTCGAAGAGGACGCCAACGCGTAGTCACACCGATGCGTAGTCACACCGACGCGTAGGCACGTCGAAGCGTAGCCCCCGGGGCACACAGCGTCGCCAGAACGGGCGGGGTTCATTCACGTGAGCCCCGCCCGTTCGCGTGCGGAGGGTAGTGACCCCTGGGTAACGGGCATGAGAACCCATAGTCACCAAGCACAGGTGACCAGCTCGGAGGTGCTGTTTCATCGGGTCGCCCGATGAAATGCGACTCATAACCAGTGCATAACGGACTAAACATGTTCAGTTACTGCACGGCGGGCCCGGGGAGGGAGACCCCGTACCAGTGCCGTCGTCCCACGCACCCGGGCGACGGCCACTGCCGCGGTACCGCGCCGCGGAAGCGCCCACACGAGGCGATCCACCATCCGAACGCGCGGCGCCCTCGCCCTGTCCTTCGGGCGAAGGCTCCGCTATCGCGAGTTTTCGAGGAGCAGTCGTGAAGAATCAGGGACCAGCGCGTCGGCGGGGAACCTGGGGGCGCCGAGACGCTCTCCGTCTGGCCGGGGTCGGTGCGGCAGTGACCGGACTCGCAGCCTGCAGTCGAGTCGACGACGGCGGTGGCGGCGGTACCGGGGCCGACGGCGAGGAGGGGCAGAGCACCCTCGAACGCCTGCGTGAACAGGGATTCGTGGCGGTGGCCCTGGCCAACGAGGTGCCCTTCGGCTTCGTCGACTCCTCCGGTGAGGCGGCCGGGCAGTCCCCGGCGGTGGCCCGGGCGGTCTTCGAGGAACTGGGTGTCCCGGAGATCCAGGCGTCGGCGACCTCGTGGGACGGTCTGATCCCGGGCCTGCAGGCCAACCGCTACGACGTCATCGCCGCCGGTGTGTTCATCACCCCCGAGCGCTGTGAGCAGGTCGCGTTCACCGAACCGACCGCCACCTCGCCCGAGGCCTTCCTGGTGGACGAGGGCAACCCGCACGGCATCCAGCACTTCGAGGACTTCGCCGACAACCCCGACCTCACCCTCGCCGTGCTCAACGGTTCGGTGGAGCAGACCTACGCCGAGTACTTCGGCGTGCCCGGCGGCCAGCTGGAGCTCATCCCGGACCAGACCCGCGGTTTCGAACTGCTGCAGAGCGGTCGCGTCGACGCTGTGTCCATGCTGGCGGTGTCCCACACCTACCTGCTGATCGAGCGCGACCTCGAGGACGAGTACACCGTCACCGACCCCTTCTACCCCGTGATGAACGACAACGAGGAGAAGGGCTGGGGCGGGCTGTGCGTCCGCCAGGAGGACGAGGAACTGCTCTCGGAGATGAACCGGGTCATCGGTGAGTTCAAGGAGAGCGGTCGTCTGCTCGAGCTCGGCGAGGAGTGGGGCTTCACCGAGGACGACCTGCCCGACGAGACCACCACAGCGGAACTCTGCGAGGGCTGATCCCTCGTGGAGTTTCTTCTAGAACAGTGGCCACGCTTCGTTGACGGAGCGTGGCTCACCATCCAGCTCACGCTCGGTGGCATCGTCCTGGCCTTCGTCCTGGCGATGTTCTTCGGCATTCTGGGTACCGTCCAGCACTGGCTGGCCAGGGCCGTCGCCACGGTGTACGTGGAGGTGTTCCGGGGCATCGCGGCACTGGTCGTCATGTACTGGTTCATCTACGCCCTGCCCGTGGCGACCGGCTTCCAGCTGGACGACATGTTCGCCGCGATCCTGGCGCTGGGCCTGAACCTGGGCGCCTACGGGGCCGAGGTGGTGCGCTCCTCGATCAACGCCGTGCCCAAGGCGCAGATCGAGGCGACCGTCTCACTGAACATGTCCTGGCCGCAGCGCATGCGCCTGGTGGTCCTGCCCCAGGCCTGGGCGCAGATGCTGCCCACGTTCGGCAACCTGGTCGTGGAGCTGATGAAGGCGACGGCCGTGGTCTACCTGGTGGGTCTGCACGACCTCTCCTGGGTCGCCGACGACCTGCGCCGCCTGTCCGGCGAGACGATCCCGGTCTTCATCGTGGCCTTCGCCCTCTACTACCTGATCGCCCAGGTCCTGATCTTCTGTGTGCGGCTGCTCGAACGCAGGGCCAACCAGAAGCTGGGTAGGACCCCGCCGTCAGGCGGCGGGATCATGGGGCTGCTGCGACCCCCGGCGGTCGGTACGAAGGTGGGGGTGGCCAAGTGAGCGGGTTCTGGGATTTCGAGTACACCGGTCAGGTCATGCCCGACCTGTTGAGCGGTCTGCTGGTGACGATCCAGGCGACGGGGATCGGCTACGCCCTCGCCCTGA
This DNA window, taken from Nocardiopsis exhalans, encodes the following:
- a CDS encoding STAS domain-containing protein; its protein translation is MTSDISIRREDGVVVVAPVGEMDAVTSPALADALDEVLAAPLPQGVVVDLAKVGFCDSRCIGVLVSAFRQARDLGLGLIVAEPQQQVNRLFVIAGIDQVIPIDASTDHAVGALKG
- a CDS encoding anti-sigma factor RsbA family regulatory protein, yielding MTFEHQGLLFRRGRRFHEVARERLRSAVREDAHAVLSVTDPAALLDGLTPHERDRVDVIARESLYDAPGRTLAALHRLALAHGPGPVCVVAEPPLAELSDGSTMELREWHRLESVLSTALAPMSMRLLCVHDQRTLGPGVRAAVRATHPALVDEEGPRPNPAYLGTQAFGRRPLAPEPIPVRGPVHRLEICQSLPRLRGDLTSLGEAVGLPRDRVDSVVVAVNELAANVLEHGAGKGSVHVWRGEDRWVCDVFDEQGGLTDPLVGYRPADTLRPRGYGLWIARQSCDFLEISGSDQGSLVRLHFFDQQARFDQQARLEERAQLEERVRAEQPRPDGQRQRRGEENRRSP
- a CDS encoding glycosyltransferase, producing the protein MKIAMVAEHANPLPAHRGEPACPTSLHVCALSRQLAKRGHKVTVYARRSDPEQPDGRTRMARGVSVAYLDAGPARPLDDSEQAEHTGAFGTALAAVLDEDGPDVLHAIGWTSGLAALHAQAHSEKDQSGTPIVQTFHSLNASEQRSGLAHRPDRARMETILASRADHVLVNSTDQQGELARLGVPRHHVSVVPFGVDPDHFSVEGSASAEPWHSRREERPRLISVTSLTGAGGAERLVEAMTRLPEAELLLVSTADDQEVALDENARKIELLAKEAGVDDRVHLTGPVERKELPRLLRSADVYVSAASYDPYGGAVLEAMACGLPVVATATGAVPGAVLHRTSGVLMRFGRPDEVARSVRAVLNTPTMSTAYGIAAVDRARSRFTWQRIAVETEIAYERSRPQQAVREDVEEDEAELLLSGSAH
- a CDS encoding PP2C family protein-serine/threonine phosphatase; this encodes MGVAGGEVIVTALTHRGAIRPANEDSVVMGALTVASANMTSPVRCVLPVSEPVILAVADGIGGQAAGEIASEHAVHRMAEMGPRLNGPEEIAQLLTNIDEEIKDHALQHTEFSGMGTTVAGVLLNSDGNFWFNVGDSRTYRLEGRYLRQLSEDDSPALPPSEDGRPVTTNFITQSLGGSSGGSMHPHVGRDEAADPSAWLMCSDGLSDLVLPEEMERMIAEAGSDEAAVHALWQAAMEAGGKDNISILLARRR
- a CDS encoding copper resistance CopC family protein; this translates as MRSIRTAALFAPFAAALLLAPAPAFAHDVLIDSNPEDGAALDTVPEEVVLTFNNSPLAGGSGSAIVVTGPDGAENQEGELEFDGTDVSVGLSPLGEPGEYSIAYRVVSSDGHPIQDTLTFSVSEEAVAAAAPEEPEEDPAGAEEEVPAEDAETIDDSAATAENTAAEESGTSPMMVLAGIVAAVAGLGAIVLVAVRLRNRPGAGSDKGSGPDSSQK
- a CDS encoding copper resistance protein, with the translated sequence MRPAHGTLRLTRTALLAGASTGLAWVGHNSWAETPAGAGGFLLATAFLFGLLWRFTRIMRGFGDIFAVMALAQVALHLILQAAGPGLVALDHGTDHSGHGLLSHALGFAPGMLFAHLWAALLAAALLAHGESALWSLATALSRALPRLLRVPDLAFGTPGRTLGAPRLGAPPPPVPSAHGPRGPPGSSAFRLCS
- a CDS encoding WhiB family transcriptional regulator, which translates into the protein MNRLYHDSEDWVEQGNCRSYDPEIFFPVSSTGIGRTDTEQALDVCRSCTVRPECLRWALRAGEAHGVWGGTTPEQRRYMRRELVPAG
- the ectA gene encoding diaminobutyrate acetyltransferase, with the protein product MRLSHPSPEDGPHMWRLAGETGMDVNSPYAYTLWCRDFAATSVVARDTDGRVAAYVTGYVRPDSPDTYFLWQVAVDSAYRGQRLARRMLDFIGDAIAEQGLQYLEATVTPDNEASRALFASFARSRQTEAVWSPLFGEEHFPKHGDEPHEPEDLVRIGPFGSHPATDD
- the ectB gene encoding diaminobutyrate--2-oxoglutarate transaminase, yielding METFQRLESEVRGYCRNWPVVFDKAVGSHVYDESGKPYLDFFAGAGSLNYGHNNPELKTSLIEYLTDDRIVHSLDAYSVAKREFLKTFEDLILKPRNLDYKIQFPGPAGNNAVEAALKLARKYTGRQTIINFTNGFHGMTLGALAVTGNSMKRGGAGVPLDHVATMPFDNYLDGKTPDFLWLRTLLDDSGSGLDAPAAVIVEGIQGEGGINVASAEWLRGLSELCQEYGILLILDDIQMGCGRTGKFFSFEEAGIVPDIVTLSKSISGYGLPMALTLFKRELDVWEPGEHNGTFRGFNPAMVTGAEALRRFWSDDAFAEATIAKGDMVEARLAEMAAEHADFGAHVRGRGLARGLAFDAEGDIAKKVAAESFDRGLLLETSGPEDEVAKLLPPLTATEEELTAGLDIMADAARAAVKAAAQPA
- a CDS encoding ectoine synthase, which produces MIVRSLDEVNDTDADIKTENWRSRRIVLAKEKVGFSFHETVLYAGTESTFWYANHIELVHCIEGEAELTNEETGEKHIITPGTLYLLNGHEKHTVRPKTDFRVLCVFNPPVTGREVHDENGVYPLVVEEDANA
- the ehuB gene encoding ectoine/hydroxyectoine ABC transporter substrate-binding protein EhuB yields the protein MTGLAACSRVDDGGGGGTGADGEEGQSTLERLREQGFVAVALANEVPFGFVDSSGEAAGQSPAVARAVFEELGVPEIQASATSWDGLIPGLQANRYDVIAAGVFITPERCEQVAFTEPTATSPEAFLVDEGNPHGIQHFEDFADNPDLTLAVLNGSVEQTYAEYFGVPGGQLELIPDQTRGFELLQSGRVDAVSMLAVSHTYLLIERDLEDEYTVTDPFYPVMNDNEEKGWGGLCVRQEDEELLSEMNRVIGEFKESGRLLELGEEWGFTEDDLPDETTTAELCEG
- the ehuC gene encoding ectoine/hydroxyectoine ABC transporter permease subunit EhuC yields the protein MEFLLEQWPRFVDGAWLTIQLTLGGIVLAFVLAMFFGILGTVQHWLARAVATVYVEVFRGIAALVVMYWFIYALPVATGFQLDDMFAAILALGLNLGAYGAEVVRSSINAVPKAQIEATVSLNMSWPQRMRLVVLPQAWAQMLPTFGNLVVELMKATAVVYLVGLHDLSWVADDLRRLSGETIPVFIVAFALYYLIAQVLIFCVRLLERRANQKLGRTPPSGGGIMGLLRPPAVGTKVGVAK